A DNA window from Mytilus edulis chromosome 14, xbMytEdul2.2, whole genome shotgun sequence contains the following coding sequences:
- the LOC139503137 gene encoding uncharacterized protein: MSTKRTQCKYNKVNAKGETPLHFAAKDINLKSQNSIKNLLTKGENINARNKWGQTPLHYAATAGCLHNIETLTKSSGIDINSRDVNGYNALQSLIAGDNGESDYVLKFEGYCLRVLSADRILDDVEMSEKSVDLRKSLQTLVNAGIDVNSQTVFGDGVLHLIALRKDNPSLLKFFISNFPEIRLNLINKKNENFLHVYVPRERLEDIVKLFEWIADKYSGSIMKELSSRKDIRGQTPWTLMIGNTGEYADFRNILDYSVSPDVIDNLGNTVLQQTCGNSYSHSHLEFLEYMLKIGADINAQNIYGETILSMTVDEKILKIFLEFNPDFNVKDRWGRCALLNLVKYPISDLLVTLLVEVKVDVNTSDMYGSTPLHFAAFHNHEEQIEILLKYDADVNARDNLQERPLDTAKRHKSFRCIASLKAADRTKQGYTLIYTRIPTFEEILCKFREIIVISSSIQSPQDIQTLLQLPLNLKDFMNYLLESYHIRSQKNNSEVDSVTFEVNNLVTSLCTQIGKYDSRFEMSVFPSGSMAEGTKIDRPNEFDFMLCLDKLNDITDIVMADNYMKNGFASLKFKDIPDVDEYLSFTDADGYFLPVLFLRLFSEYLKRALNEPHLWKEGNLYFNVKNEFTIRHDKPVITFGVYWFGSVYKQLEISIDLVPAVYKRGWWPTNIDVDKIPLVSPDIKAAGCFLILQTKVLKISLDNSHCISQTCNTEDNDEERAKKRMLRISAAPAEICLMKSIPNKFRQAYVLAKILKNVCPEIDVETKQYGLEELDMEYAKPRRTKPSELLKSYMLKNSVFYVLDELKMNNQLEDELDVFKITIKIYNFLLRFVDGVQMHMRPFFLSSDINVFEKSKELSFNKTFIFHLQREFSIKLVLGILNGKFPRECLAAEMF; the protein is encoded by the coding sequence ATGTCTACAAAAAgaacacaatgtaaatacaacaaAGTAAACGCAAAAGGCGAAACACCTCTACATTTTGCAGCAAAAGATATAAACCTTAAAAGTCAAAATTCCATTAAAAACTTATTGACAAAGGGAGAAAACATCAACGCTCGTAATAAGTGGGGTCAAACGCCACTCCACTATGCTGCAACAGCTGGTTGTTTACATAATATTGAGACTTTGACTAAGTCTTCTGGTATTGATATTAATAGCAGAGATGTAAATGGATACAATGCCCTTCAGAGTCTGATTGCTGGAGATAATGGTGAAAGTGACTATGTACTTAAATTTGAAGGTTATTGTCTTCGTGTACTGTCAGCAGATCGCATACTAGATGATGTCGAAATGTCCGAAAAAAGTGTCGATCTGCGAAAGTCGTTGCAAACTCTCGTCAACGCCGGAATCGATGTAAACAGCCAGACTGTATTTGGAGATGGTGTCCTACATCTCATTGCATTGAGGAAGGATAACCCGTCGTTATTAaagttttttatttcaaattttcctGAAATTAGATTGAAtctgataaacaaaaaaaatgaaaactttttgCATGTGTATGTTCCCCGTGAACGTTTGGAAGATATTGTGAAATTGTTTGAATGGATTGCAGACAAGTACTCAGGATCTATTATGAAGGAATTGTCATCCAGGAAAGATATCCGTGGTCAAACGCCATGGACTTTAATGATTGGCAATACAGGTGAATATGCTGATTTTCGAAACATTCTTGACTATTCCGTTTCACCTGATGTAATTGATAACCTTGGGAACACAGTTTTGCAACAAACTTGTGGTAATTCGTACAGCCATTCGCACTTAGAGTTTTTGGAATATATGCTCAAAATTGGTGCTGATATAAACGCACAAAATATATATGGAGAAACTATATTATCGATGACGGTAGATgagaaaattttaaagattttcttAGAGTTCAATCCAGATTTCAATGTTAAAGATAGATGGGGTAGATGCGCGTTGCTTAATTTGGTGAAATATCCTATATCTGATCTACTCGTAACATTATTAGTTGAGGTAAAAGTAGATGTGAATACCAGTGATATGTATGGATCTACGCCTCTGCATTTTGCTGCGTTTCACAATCATGAGGAACAAATAGAAATATTGTTGAAATATGATGCAGATGTAAATGCACGCGATAATCTCCAAGAAAGACCTCTAGACACAGCAAAGAGACACAAAAGTTTTCGTTGCATTGCGTCATTGAAAGCGGCCGACAGAACAAAACAAGGATATACCTTAATATACACTCGAATACCAACGTTCGAAGAGATTCTTTGTAAATTTCGAGAGATCATTGTAATATCGTCGAGTATCCAATCACCACAAGATATTCAGACACTACTACAATTACCTTTGAATTTAAAAGACTTCATGAACTATCTTCTAGAATCGTATCACATAAGAAGTCAGAAGAACAACTCTGAAGTAGATTCAGTGACATTCGAGGTTAACAATCTGGTCACGTCGCTTTGCACGCAAATTGGGAAATACGATTCTAGATTTGAAATGTCAGTTTTCCCATCTGGAAGCATGGCTGAAGGGACAAAAATAGACCGTCCAAATGAATTTGATTTTATGTTATGTCTTGATAAGTTAAATGATATCACTGACATTGTTATGGCAGACAATTATATGAAGAATGGATTCGCTTCCCTGAAATTTAAAGATATACCAGATGTTGACGAATATTTGTCCTTTACCGATGCTGACGGCTATTTCTTGCCTGTTTTGTTTTTAAGGTTATTTTCTGAATATTTGAAAAGAGCACTGAATGAACCTCATTTGTGGAAGGAGGGAAACTTATACTTTAATGTTAAAAATGAATTCACGATAAGACATGATAAACCAGTGATTACTTTTGGTGTTTATTGGTTCGGTTCTGTTTACAAACAATTAGAAATCAGTATAGACCTTGTTCCGGCAGTTTACAAAAGAGGATGGTGGCCAACAAATATTGATGTTGATAAAATACCTCTCGTTAGTCCAGACATCAAAGCAGCCGGCTGTTTCCTAATTCTGCAAACCAAAGTACTCAAAATTTCTTTAGACAACTCTCACTGTATTAGCCAAACATGTAACACTGAAGACAATGACGAAGAACGAGCAAAGAAGAGAATGTTGCGGATTTCAGCTGCTCCTGCAGAGATTTGCCTTATGAAGTCAATTCCAAATAAATTTCGACAAGCTTATGTCCTtgcaaaaattttgaaaaacgtgtGTCCTGAAATTGATGTTGAAACCAAACAATACGGTCTTGAGGAATTGGACATGGAATATGCAAAACCACGACGCACAAAACCATCTGAATTGCTCAAAAGCTATATGTTGAAAAATAGCGTGTTTTATGTACTGGACGAACTGAAAATGAATAACCAATTAGAAGATGAACTGGACGTATTTAAGATAACTATAAAAATCTACAATTTTCTTCTGCGATTTGTTGATGGTGTACAAATGCACATGCGTCCATTCTTTCTTTCAAGTGATATCAATGTCTTTGAGAAATCGAAGGAGTTATCCttcaacaaaacatttatttttcatttgcaaAGAGAATTTAGCATAAAGCTTGTTTTAGGTATTCTGAATGGAAAATTTCCAAGGGAATGTTTAGCTGCTGAAATGTTTTAA
- the LOC139503136 gene encoding uncharacterized protein → MADKIPTLFELFQHNIRDQQSIVIPMEPYIEDCTSQWTRNTLNTLDIDSILTKSFDPMDLISFSFSVNDPKMLSRVERCKTAMAKHSIIGFDTPCNVLDAGEVENIEPCAAFGMMVDDFRSRHCYDISKWNIQPPHCDDKLDIQLYNKFQVHGELFAQQLINISMIIKTQAITEEMYQTLFQEFAAMFGLTSLSSSVLRAASIEIGNNTVTSLPDLIFPDVTHTDKDDDRLKLLAVCKVTEYFTRREESFPVEQDNNRKRKRREDKEKVIQHLDKALQGQHGGELLVHFPLSENNGVLGIIVQKTHITFSYFQCNKIQFEEVKSRDRHINKPVIYYSRPYNYLKAADREEIIRPLLTLGFIQHSPCCTSRKDPYIETID, encoded by the exons ATGGCAGACAAAATCCCAACTTTATTTGAACTATTTCAGCACAATATCAGGGACCAACAAAGTATTGTCATACCCATGGAACCATATATTGAGGACTGCACTTCACAATGGACCCGAAATACTCTAAATACGTTGGACATTGACAGCATTCTTACAAAATCATTTGATCCTATGGATTTGATATCCTTTTCTTTTAGTGTAAACGATCCAAAAATGTTAAGTCGCGTTGAACGTTGTAAAACGGCAATGGCCAAACATAGTATAATAGGATTTGATACTCCTTGTAATGTGTTAGATGCTGGTGAAGTTGAAAATATTGAACCCTGTGCAGCTTTTGGAATGATGGTAGATGATTTCAGAAGTCGTCATTGTTATGATATCAGTAAATGGAACATTCAGCCACCTCATTGTGATGACAAATTAGATATACAGTTGTATAATAA ATTTCAAGTTCATGGAGAATTATTTGCTCAGCAACTGATCAACATAAGTATGATAATAAAAACACAAGCCATAACAGAAGAGATGTATCAAACCTTGTTTCAAGAATTTGCTGCAATGTTTGGATTGACAAGTTT GAGTTCCTCTGTACTAAGAGCAGCAAGTATTGAAATTGGTAATAATACAGTTACCTCCCTTCCAGACTTAATTTTCCCTGATGTCACTCATACAGATAAAGATGATGATAGGTTAAAGTTACTGGCGGTTTGTAAG GTTACAGAATATTTTACAAGAAGAGAAGAATCATTTCCTGTCGAACAGGATAATAACAGAAAGAGAAAAAGAAGAGAGGACAAAGAGAAAGTTATACAGCATCTAGATAAAGCATTACAAGGACAGCACGGTGGGGAACTCTTAGTTCATTTCCCATTGTCTGAGAATAATGGTGTTCTTGGAATTATTGTTCAGAAGACACAT ATAACATTTTCCTATTTCCAATGCAACAAGATACAGTTTGAGGAAGTGAAATCAAGAGACCGTCACATTAACAAACCAGTTATTTACTATAGCAGACCATACAATTACTTGAAGGCAGCAGATCGAGAGGAAATAATAAGACCTTTGTTAACTTTAGGGTTCATCCAGCATTCTCCTTGTTGTACCAGTAGGAAGGATCCATATATTGAGACTATTGATTAA